From the genome of Candidatus Promineifilum breve, one region includes:
- a CDS encoding Ig-like domain-containing alpha-2-macroglobulin family protein: MKRSTIALIVLLVIAGAALLIACNVIDRQPLPTSAPTVVSQPPATVAATAAADPSPAADPSPTPAAEQPPADALTATLDPALDPSRHSARAPVTVLFDRPVAEPAPTRPLAFAPAVAGTFSWNDERTAVTFNPTRGFVAGTRYQVSVATQVTGADGTALDGQPTWSLDVVSPPTVLRRDPALSRAVDRQPTITLTFDRPMDAASFTVGVDPVVPLDITWADPTTLTVRPTELLTPGETYDFLILPTAADAEGIPLGEAYRWRVTPNAVLAAVEGPGRETPDVPLLLHFGYPMDRAAAEAALVITPPLAAERRWLDDKTLEFVSPALLGNTGYEFSLSSAVNDAEGTPLPAPAKPLKFQTGSPLLEATPGGRDVHPAALLRWVFDRPMAPAATADALSVEPATPGEITWADDSTLLFTPDGGYWQPLTSYTITLDTGASDAAGNPLLGEPLVQRFTTGEERRLADWGIGPQTQVLDAAGRRAVQFQSSINDPVTLSFDLLPVDQTGFLNRLVGDVTSSWSATADPIADDGLEPVASWTSTTLAGDPNRWANPQETLIPADAPPGLYLLRLNNPDPANLLLALTRMTLVAKLSAEEMVVWVTGIPAATTDGVLMPDSGAAVPDAAISVYAQNGALLAEATTDERGIARLPLAATAEPYVVFAQNGEDITFSALTPELQARGEYYDWSFWGGGPVTTFAPPAFAVHVQTDRPIYRPGQTVFYKAIVRNDDDGAVSLPPLGTQVIVRLIDSRNNVVRTRFLATDDFGAVYDSFDVAEGAMLGDYAIEAQPVTAGGALDQARRQTFQVEEYRKPDFSVTITPAAPDMIAGDTISVTVDTQYLFGEPVAGAKVTFRRFRLSDYYDYWGGGEDFWEEWWDETPRTATTDADGRAVVLIPAVPKDMDYSWWGSNPMSWRMAIEATVNDGSNQTVSASTVVTIHRAAEVLTLVETPDFFMELGDEAPFAARVTTTDGQDAPVEGRAIRGTLRAWSSQTYEYSDVVAEYEWTTDANGEVSAFLTPPAAGYYRLRLNGADDNGRPLFAETYIYVLDEGGSDGWWWNGPTASVTISADQTSYDPGDTARLLVAADFAGPALLTLERATVRREIPVMLTPPVTVIELPILPEDAPNVHATINAWQPITTTPPNLDLEDNWLLTESQRDAELHTASVELIVPVTDRTLTVEITTDREVYAPGEAAAVTVQVTDAAGQPVRAQVALAMVDEAIFLLADDNTQPLYEAFYGRRPNRVQTRHAMAPGRYLYQGGMGGGGGEAFGAPRSDFPDTAAWLPALVTDENGRVTVNIPLADSLTTWRLTARAVTANDTSVGEAVHKFTTHQDVIVRPIMPRGLTVGDQGVLTAVVHNYGAAETELAVWLVDSAGALTVADPITQTISLEPGATRVVGWPITAVAAVAAPIEVRAARPDGSGDAVAVILDIRELAVPIHNYNTGTVEGAGTVPFDVPADALPTSLINLEVSRSPAGTLLNGLEFLTGFPYGCVEQTMSRALPNAVVSRAFNALNVPPPANVDLDDLVNVSAQRLYGFQHDDGGWGWWFDDDSDVYQSAWVLFGLATMADGGHQIDANVIARGADYLRERLDTADPRLQAYMLYSLAAAQPILDEAGIDPVSVTTGDTGDDNPPVDEAAAARQLLAQLEGNNPLKLDAFSLAALALALDAHGESDGAGRVMDMLEETVELGEDAAGNPTAHWGTTGDGQYNHKTMASATRSTALALSAFVQLRPGSDLEPGMVNYLMERRRGDGWGTTNETAYAIIGLTDHLLAAGLGRTDAAYTATLNGAPLAEGTLDADELRDVIAIPFDQLRLGEANTIELTAADGGRLYYVVDGRYRVARATIEADGPVVVGRSYHSPRGSQQTLDEIRPGDLVLVRLTVSAPREMSFVVIEDPTAAGLEAVNERLNTSAHQTQRDYSDTTWRLYRWQQYGYNHKEIREGRVSFFVTTLPIGVSRFEYLARATHEGTFTALPAEAWAMYEPELWGRSASGELRVAGR, encoded by the coding sequence ATGAAGCGTTCCACCATCGCCCTCATCGTCCTTCTCGTCATCGCCGGAGCCGCCCTCCTGATCGCCTGCAACGTCATCGACCGCCAACCGCTGCCGACCAGCGCGCCGACTGTGGTCAGCCAGCCGCCGGCCACCGTGGCCGCCACGGCCGCCGCCGACCCCTCCCCGGCGGCCGATCCCTCGCCCACCCCCGCCGCCGAGCAGCCCCCGGCCGACGCCCTGACCGCCACCCTCGACCCGGCCCTCGACCCCAGCCGCCACTCGGCCCGCGCCCCGGTGACCGTCCTCTTCGACCGCCCGGTGGCCGAACCCGCCCCCACCCGGCCGCTGGCCTTCGCCCCGGCCGTGGCCGGCACCTTCTCCTGGAACGACGAGCGCACCGCCGTCACCTTCAACCCCACCCGCGGCTTCGTGGCCGGCACGCGCTATCAGGTCAGCGTCGCCACCCAGGTGACCGGCGCGGACGGCACGGCACTCGACGGCCAACCGACGTGGTCGCTCGACGTAGTGTCGCCGCCCACCGTCCTGCGGCGCGACCCGGCCCTCAGCCGCGCCGTTGACCGCCAACCGACCATCACCCTGACCTTCGACCGCCCGATGGACGCCGCCAGCTTTACTGTCGGCGTCGATCCGGTTGTCCCGCTTGACATAACCTGGGCCGACCCGACGACCCTGACCGTCCGCCCGACCGAACTGCTGACCCCCGGCGAGACCTACGACTTCCTCATCCTGCCCACGGCGGCCGACGCCGAAGGCATCCCCCTGGGCGAGGCCTACCGCTGGCGGGTGACGCCCAACGCCGTCCTGGCCGCCGTCGAAGGGCCGGGCCGCGAAACCCCCGACGTGCCCCTGCTGCTGCACTTCGGCTACCCGATGGATCGCGCCGCGGCCGAGGCTGCGCTGGTCATCACGCCGCCGCTGGCCGCCGAACGGCGCTGGCTCGACGACAAGACGCTGGAGTTCGTGAGTCCGGCCCTGCTGGGCAACACCGGCTACGAATTCTCCCTGTCGTCGGCCGTCAATGACGCCGAGGGCACGCCCCTGCCCGCCCCGGCCAAACCGCTCAAGTTCCAGACCGGCTCGCCGCTGCTCGAGGCCACGCCCGGCGGCCGCGACGTGCACCCCGCCGCGCTGTTGCGCTGGGTGTTCGACCGGCCGATGGCCCCGGCGGCCACGGCCGACGCGCTGTCGGTGGAACCGGCCACGCCCGGCGAAATCACCTGGGCCGACGACAGCACGCTGCTTTTCACCCCCGACGGCGGCTACTGGCAGCCATTGACCAGCTACACCATCACCCTCGACACCGGCGCCAGCGACGCCGCCGGCAATCCCCTGCTGGGCGAGCCGCTGGTGCAGCGCTTCACCACCGGCGAGGAGCGCCGCCTGGCCGATTGGGGCATCGGGCCACAGACGCAGGTGCTCGACGCCGCCGGCCGCCGCGCCGTGCAGTTCCAATCCAGCATCAACGACCCGGTGACGCTCAGCTTCGACCTGCTGCCGGTCGATCAGACCGGCTTTCTCAACCGGCTGGTGGGCGACGTCACCTCGTCGTGGAGCGCCACGGCCGACCCCATCGCCGACGACGGTCTGGAGCCGGTCGCCTCGTGGACATCGACCACGCTGGCCGGCGACCCCAACAGGTGGGCCAACCCGCAGGAGACGCTCATCCCGGCCGACGCGCCGCCCGGCCTCTACCTGCTGCGGCTGAACAACCCCGACCCGGCCAATCTGCTGCTGGCCCTGACGCGCATGACCCTGGTCGCCAAGCTGTCGGCCGAGGAGATGGTCGTGTGGGTCACCGGCATTCCGGCCGCCACCACCGACGGCGTCCTGATGCCGGACAGCGGCGCGGCCGTCCCCGACGCGGCCATCAGCGTCTACGCCCAAAACGGCGCGCTGCTGGCCGAGGCCACGACCGACGAACGCGGCATCGCCCGCCTGCCGCTGGCCGCCACCGCCGAACCCTACGTCGTCTTCGCCCAAAACGGCGAGGATATTACCTTCAGCGCCCTGACGCCGGAGCTACAGGCCCGCGGCGAGTATTACGACTGGTCGTTCTGGGGCGGCGGGCCGGTGACGACCTTCGCCCCGCCGGCCTTCGCCGTCCACGTCCAGACCGACCGGCCCATCTATCGCCCCGGCCAGACGGTGTTCTATAAGGCCATCGTCCGCAACGACGACGATGGGGCCGTCAGCCTGCCGCCGCTGGGCACACAGGTCATCGTCCGGCTCATCGACAGCCGCAACAACGTGGTGCGCACCCGCTTCCTGGCGACCGACGACTTCGGCGCGGTCTACGACTCGTTCGACGTGGCCGAGGGGGCCATGCTGGGCGATTACGCCATCGAGGCCCAGCCGGTGACGGCCGGCGGCGCGCTCGATCAGGCCCGGCGGCAGACCTTCCAGGTGGAGGAGTACCGCAAGCCCGATTTCAGCGTCACCATCACCCCGGCCGCGCCGGACATGATCGCCGGCGACACGATCAGCGTCACCGTCGATACCCAATACCTCTTCGGCGAGCCGGTGGCCGGCGCCAAGGTCACTTTCCGCCGCTTCCGCCTGTCCGACTACTACGATTATTGGGGCGGCGGCGAGGATTTCTGGGAAGAGTGGTGGGACGAGACGCCGCGCACGGCCACGACCGACGCCGACGGCCGGGCCGTGGTGCTCATCCCCGCCGTGCCCAAGGACATGGACTATAGCTGGTGGGGCAGTAACCCGATGAGTTGGCGCATGGCCATCGAGGCCACGGTCAACGACGGCAGCAACCAGACGGTCAGCGCCTCCACGGTGGTCACCATCCACCGCGCGGCCGAGGTGCTGACGCTGGTAGAGACGCCCGATTTCTTCATGGAGTTGGGCGACGAGGCCCCCTTCGCCGCCCGCGTCACCACGACCGACGGGCAGGACGCGCCGGTCGAGGGGCGGGCCATTCGCGGCACGCTGCGCGCCTGGTCGAGCCAGACCTACGAATACAGCGACGTCGTGGCCGAGTACGAATGGACGACCGACGCCAATGGCGAGGTCAGCGCCTTCCTGACGCCGCCCGCCGCCGGCTACTACCGGCTGCGGCTCAACGGCGCGGATGACAACGGCCGCCCCCTCTTCGCCGAGACCTACATCTACGTCCTGGACGAAGGCGGCAGCGACGGCTGGTGGTGGAACGGCCCCACGGCCTCGGTCACCATCAGCGCCGACCAGACCAGCTACGACCCCGGCGACACCGCCCGGCTGCTGGTGGCCGCCGACTTCGCCGGGCCGGCGCTGCTGACGCTGGAGCGGGCCACCGTGCGGCGCGAGATCCCGGTCATGCTGACCCCGCCGGTGACGGTCATCGAGTTGCCCATCCTGCCCGAGGACGCGCCCAACGTCCACGCCACGATCAACGCCTGGCAGCCGATCACCACCACGCCGCCCAACCTGGATTTGGAAGATAATTGGCTGCTGACCGAGAGCCAGCGCGACGCCGAACTGCATACCGCCTCGGTGGAGCTAATCGTGCCCGTCACCGACCGCACGCTGACCGTCGAAATCACGACCGACCGCGAGGTGTACGCGCCGGGCGAGGCAGCGGCCGTCACCGTGCAGGTCACCGACGCCGCCGGCCAACCCGTGCGCGCCCAGGTGGCCCTGGCGATGGTCGATGAGGCCATCTTCCTGCTGGCCGACGACAACACCCAGCCGCTGTACGAGGCGTTCTACGGTCGCCGCCCCAACCGGGTGCAGACCCGCCACGCCATGGCCCCCGGCCGCTATCTGTACCAGGGCGGCATGGGCGGCGGCGGCGGCGAAGCCTTCGGCGCGCCCCGCAGCGACTTCCCCGACACGGCCGCCTGGTTGCCGGCCCTCGTCACCGACGAGAACGGCCGGGTGACGGTCAACATCCCCCTGGCCGACAGCCTGACCACGTGGCGGCTGACCGCAAGGGCGGTGACCGCTAACGATACGAGCGTGGGCGAGGCCGTCCACAAATTCACCACCCACCAGGACGTCATCGTCCGGCCGATCATGCCGCGCGGCCTGACCGTGGGCGACCAAGGCGTGCTGACGGCCGTCGTCCATAACTACGGCGCGGCAGAGACCGAACTGGCCGTGTGGCTGGTCGATAGCGCCGGGGCGCTGACCGTCGCCGACCCCATCACCCAGACCATCAGCCTGGAGCCGGGGGCCACGCGGGTCGTCGGCTGGCCCATCACCGCCGTGGCCGCCGTGGCCGCGCCCATCGAAGTGCGCGCCGCCCGTCCCGACGGCAGTGGGGACGCCGTGGCGGTCATTCTCGACATCCGCGAGTTGGCCGTGCCCATCCACAACTACAACACCGGCACGGTCGAGGGCGCGGGCACCGTCCCCTTCGACGTGCCGGCCGACGCCCTGCCCACCAGCCTCATCAACCTGGAAGTCAGCCGATCGCCGGCCGGGACGCTGCTCAACGGGCTGGAGTTCCTGACCGGCTTCCCCTACGGCTGCGTGGAGCAGACCATGAGCCGCGCCCTGCCCAATGCCGTGGTCAGCCGGGCCTTCAACGCCCTCAATGTGCCGCCGCCGGCCAACGTCGATCTCGACGACCTGGTGAACGTGAGCGCCCAACGGCTCTACGGCTTCCAGCACGACGATGGCGGCTGGGGCTGGTGGTTCGACGACGACAGCGACGTCTACCAATCGGCCTGGGTGCTGTTCGGGCTGGCGACGATGGCCGACGGCGGCCACCAGATCGACGCCAACGTCATCGCCCGCGGCGCGGACTATCTGCGCGAGCGGCTGGACACGGCCGACCCGCGCCTCCAGGCCTACATGCTCTACAGCCTGGCCGCCGCCCAGCCCATCCTGGACGAAGCGGGCATCGACCCGGTCTCGGTGACGACCGGTGATACCGGAGACGACAATCCGCCGGTCGATGAGGCCGCCGCCGCCCGCCAACTGCTGGCCCAACTGGAAGGCAACAACCCGCTCAAGCTCGACGCCTTCAGTCTGGCGGCGCTGGCCCTGGCCCTCGACGCCCACGGCGAGAGCGACGGGGCCGGGCGGGTCATGGATATGCTGGAAGAGACGGTCGAACTGGGTGAGGACGCCGCCGGCAACCCGACCGCCCATTGGGGCACGACGGGCGACGGCCAGTACAACCACAAGACGATGGCCTCGGCCACGCGCTCCACGGCCCTGGCCCTCAGCGCCTTCGTCCAACTGCGGCCGGGCAGCGACCTGGAGCCGGGGATGGTCAACTACCTGATGGAACGGCGGCGCGGCGACGGCTGGGGCACGACCAACGAGACGGCCTACGCCATCATCGGCCTGACCGACCACCTGCTGGCCGCCGGGCTGGGGCGCACGGACGCGGCCTACACGGCCACGCTCAACGGCGCGCCGCTGGCCGAGGGCACGCTGGACGCCGACGAACTGCGCGACGTGATCGCCATCCCCTTCGACCAATTACGGCTGGGCGAGGCCAACACCATCGAACTGACGGCGGCCGACGGCGGGCGGCTCTACTACGTGGTCGACGGCCGCTACCGCGTCGCCCGCGCGACGATTGAGGCCGACGGGCCGGTGGTCGTCGGGCGCAGCTACCACTCGCCGCGCGGCTCGCAACAGACGCTGGACGAGATTCGCCCCGGCGATCTGGTGCTGGTGCGCCTGACGGTGAGCGCGCCGCGCGAGATGAGCTTTGTCGTCATCGAAGACCCCACGGCCGCCGGGCTGGAGGCGGTCAACGAGCGTCTGAACACGTCCGCCCACCAGACGCAGCGCGACTACAGCGACACGACCTGGCGGCTCTACCGCTGGCAGCAGTACGGCTACAACCACAAGGAGATCCGCGAGGGGCGGGTGAGCTTCTTCGTCACCACCCTGCCCATCGGCGTCAGCCGCTTCGAGTACCTGGCCCGCGCCACCCACGAAGGCACGTTCACCGCCCTGCCGGCCGAGGCCTGGGCGATGTATGAGCCGGAACTGTGGGGGCGGAGTGCGAGTGGCGAGTTGCGGGTGGCGGGTAGGTAG
- a CDS encoding sugar ABC transporter permease, with protein MSAVKELPAKGPAGAPPAGFAGQLSQVLRKNIRDYGMFIALFVIWIAFYFLTDDGVFLSARNLSNLLNQFGYIAVLGIGVTLVIVIRHIDLSIGFLAGFMGAVAAIALSFWGLPVWVVIPAVLLMGAILGLIPGYMVAQLGIPAFVATLAGFLVYRGAILVVTGGSGTIIIDNDAFNAIGNGFIPDIPGELWPGKHLLTLLLGVAAVILFIRNEIKSRRTKMAYEFEVLPSNIFILKLVFASLIIAAISWILASYNGLSWTVVVVLIVLAIYHFVTTQTVLGRHIYAVGGNPEAAELSGINVKRITYLIFSQMGMLAALSGMLFASRLQSATTTAGTLFELDAIAASYVGGVSAAGGVGRVTGAVVGALVMASLTSGMNLMGIGISYQYIVRGIVLALAVIFDVATRNR; from the coding sequence ATGAGCGCTGTTAAAGAACTACCCGCAAAAGGCCCCGCCGGGGCGCCGCCGGCCGGTTTTGCCGGCCAACTATCCCAGGTTTTGCGCAAGAACATCCGCGATTACGGCATGTTCATCGCCCTGTTTGTCATCTGGATCGCGTTTTATTTTCTGACCGATGATGGCGTTTTCCTTTCTGCGCGCAATCTGAGTAATTTGCTGAACCAGTTCGGCTACATCGCCGTGCTGGGCATCGGCGTCACGCTGGTCATCGTCATCCGCCACATCGACCTGTCCATCGGCTTTCTGGCCGGCTTCATGGGCGCGGTGGCGGCCATCGCCCTGAGCTTCTGGGGGCTGCCGGTGTGGGTGGTCATCCCCGCCGTGCTGCTCATGGGGGCCATCCTGGGGCTTATTCCGGGCTACATGGTGGCCCAACTGGGCATCCCGGCCTTCGTCGCCACGCTGGCCGGCTTCCTGGTCTATCGCGGGGCCATCCTGGTGGTCACCGGCGGCTCGGGCACGATCATCATCGACAACGACGCCTTCAACGCCATCGGCAACGGCTTCATCCCCGACATTCCCGGCGAGCTATGGCCGGGCAAGCATCTGCTGACGCTGCTGCTGGGCGTGGCGGCGGTCATCCTGTTCATCCGCAACGAGATCAAGAGCCGCCGCACCAAAATGGCCTATGAGTTCGAGGTGCTGCCGAGCAACATCTTCATCCTGAAGCTGGTCTTCGCCTCGCTCATCATCGCCGCCATCAGTTGGATTCTGGCCAGCTACAACGGCCTGTCGTGGACGGTGGTCGTGGTGCTCATCGTGCTGGCGATCTACCATTTCGTGACGACGCAGACGGTGCTGGGCCGCCACATCTACGCCGTGGGCGGCAACCCCGAAGCGGCCGAATTGAGCGGCATCAACGTCAAGCGCATCACCTATCTCATCTTCAGCCAGATGGGCATGTTGGCCGCGCTGTCGGGCATGTTGTTCGCCTCGCGGCTGCAATCGGCGACGACGACGGCGGGCACGCTGTTCGAGCTGGACGCCATCGCCGCGTCCTACGTGGGTGGTGTGTCGGCCGCGGGCGGCGTGGGCCGCGTCACGGGCGCGGTCGTCGGCGCGCTGGTCATGGCTTCGCTGACCAGCGGCATGAACCTGATGGGCATCGGCATCAGCTACCAGTACATCGTGCGCGGTATCGTCCTGGCCCTGGCGGTCATCTTCGACGTCGCGACACGGAACAGATAA
- a CDS encoding sugar ABC transporter substrate-binding protein, protein MGAGAAEEPAAELTGKVGIVLPTQDEPRWEQDETRFREALEAAGYEVEILFSQGDSARERQNVEDLITQGIQVLIITPHDGTAAAAAAELAHEAGVSVISYDRLIRDTEAVDYYVTFDSIAVGAQQAQFLVDNAEGTDNPLYLYAGAATDNNAFIFFEGAWQVLQPKIADGTFRIVNSSEAVALQDTAELSREQMATIIDQITTNWDFNTARNLAEANLTAAAAEDKGDVFILAPNDGTARSIADVFAADPDVTSFLVTGQDAEQASVQYIIDGRQSMTVFKDVRTLVDDAIAAAVALLSGGAPEASGAYNNGVIDVPAVQSPVVTVTAENLVEALIDSGYYAADLFTGLP, encoded by the coding sequence CTGGGCGCGGGCGCGGCCGAAGAACCGGCGGCCGAGCTGACCGGCAAGGTCGGCATCGTGCTGCCGACGCAGGACGAGCCGCGCTGGGAGCAGGACGAAACCCGCTTCCGCGAGGCGCTGGAAGCCGCCGGCTATGAGGTCGAAATCCTCTTCAGCCAGGGCGACTCGGCGCGCGAGCGCCAGAACGTGGAAGACCTGATCACCCAGGGTATCCAGGTGTTGATCATCACCCCCCACGACGGCACCGCCGCCGCCGCCGCCGCTGAACTGGCCCACGAGGCCGGCGTGAGCGTCATCTCCTACGACCGCCTGATCCGCGACACCGAGGCCGTGGACTACTACGTGACCTTCGACAGCATCGCCGTGGGCGCGCAGCAGGCGCAGTTCCTGGTCGATAACGCCGAAGGGACCGACAACCCGCTGTACCTGTACGCGGGCGCGGCCACCGACAACAATGCCTTCATCTTCTTCGAAGGTGCGTGGCAGGTGTTGCAGCCGAAGATCGCCGACGGCACGTTCCGCATCGTGAACTCGAGCGAAGCGGTGGCCCTGCAAGACACGGCCGAACTGAGCCGCGAGCAGATGGCGACGATCATCGACCAGATCACGACCAACTGGGACTTCAACACGGCCCGTAACCTGGCCGAAGCCAACCTGACCGCCGCCGCCGCCGAGGACAAGGGCGACGTGTTCATCCTGGCCCCCAATGACGGCACGGCCCGCTCCATCGCCGACGTGTTCGCCGCCGACCCCGACGTGACCAGCTTCCTGGTGACCGGGCAGGACGCCGAGCAGGCTTCGGTGCAGTACATCATCGACGGCCGCCAGTCGATGACCGTGTTCAAGGACGTGCGCACGCTGGTGGACGACGCCATCGCCGCCGCCGTGGCCCTGTTGTCCGGTGGCGCGCCGGAAGCGTCGGGCGCCTACAACAACGGTGTCATCGACGTGCCCGCCGTGCAGTCGCCGGTGGTGACCGTGACGGCCGAGAACCTGGTCGAGGCCCTGATCGACTCCGGTTACTACGCCGCCGACCTGTTCACCGGCTTGCCGTAG
- a CDS encoding sugar ABC transporter ATP-binding protein, with protein MSEKVILEMRNISKEFPGVKALDNISFRVKEGEIHCLVGENGAGKSTLMKVLSGVYPHGDYSGEIVLNGQPQRFNNIRDSEHAGIGIIYQELALVPEMTVYENIFLGNEIRKGMRVDWNETVKQATAILKKVKLNVNPEVKIIELGVGKQQLVEIAKALSKDVRLLILDEPTSALNESDVDNLFDLLRDLKANGVSLIMITHKLREVMEMADTVTVIRDGKSIATLDAKKGEITEASLIRNMVGREIDNIYPPRAHKRSDEVVLSVHDWDVYDPAVERKILKKNSFNLKKGEIVGFSGLMGSGRTELALSIFGNPAHYKIEGDLEVNGKKQRFGHPEEAIQAGVAYVSEDRKRNGLILIQDVRQNTTLANLKSLAARLGVIDANAEIKVANEYKKSLNIKTPSIQQRVSNLSGGNQQKVSLAKWLFVSPNILILDEPTRGIDVGAKFEIYTLMNQLVEQGLSILMISSELPEVLGMSDRVYVMSVGEITGELAVEEANQEKIMHLATRN; from the coding sequence ATGAGCGAAAAAGTCATACTGGAAATGCGGAACATCTCGAAGGAGTTCCCCGGTGTGAAAGCTCTGGACAACATCAGCTTTCGCGTGAAAGAAGGGGAGATCCACTGCCTGGTGGGCGAGAACGGCGCGGGCAAATCGACCCTGATGAAAGTCCTGAGCGGCGTCTACCCGCATGGCGATTATAGCGGGGAGATCGTCCTCAACGGGCAACCACAGCGCTTTAACAACATTCGCGACAGCGAACATGCCGGCATCGGCATCATCTATCAGGAATTGGCCCTCGTGCCGGAGATGACCGTCTACGAAAACATCTTCCTGGGCAACGAGATCCGCAAGGGCATGCGCGTCGACTGGAACGAAACGGTCAAGCAAGCCACGGCCATCCTGAAAAAAGTGAAGCTCAACGTCAACCCCGAGGTGAAAATCATCGAGTTGGGCGTGGGCAAGCAGCAATTGGTGGAGATCGCCAAGGCCCTCAGCAAGGACGTGCGCCTGCTCATCCTCGACGAGCCGACCTCGGCCCTCAACGAGTCGGACGTGGACAACCTGTTCGACCTGCTGCGCGACCTGAAGGCCAACGGCGTCTCGCTGATCATGATCACCCACAAGCTGCGTGAGGTGATGGAGATGGCCGACACGGTGACGGTCATCCGCGACGGCAAGAGCATCGCCACGCTCGACGCCAAAAAGGGCGAGATCACCGAGGCGTCGCTCATCCGCAACATGGTCGGCCGCGAGATCGACAACATCTATCCCCCCCGCGCCCATAAGCGCTCCGACGAAGTGGTGCTGAGCGTCCACGATTGGGACGTGTATGACCCGGCCGTGGAGCGCAAAATCCTCAAGAAGAACTCATTCAATTTGAAAAAGGGCGAAATCGTCGGCTTCTCCGGCCTGATGGGATCGGGGCGCACCGAGCTGGCCCTCAGCATCTTCGGCAACCCGGCCCACTACAAGATCGAGGGCGATCTGGAAGTGAACGGCAAGAAGCAGCGCTTCGGCCATCCCGAAGAGGCCATCCAGGCCGGCGTGGCCTACGTGTCCGAAGACCGCAAGCGCAATGGGCTGATCCTCATCCAGGACGTGCGCCAGAACACGACGCTGGCGAACCTGAAGTCACTGGCCGCCCGGCTGGGGGTCATTGACGCCAACGCCGAGATCAAGGTCGCCAACGAGTACAAGAAGTCGCTCAACATCAAGACGCCGTCGATCCAGCAGCGCGTCAGCAATCTGAGCGGCGGCAACCAGCAGAAGGTGTCGCTGGCGAAGTGGCTGTTCGTCTCGCCCAATATCCTCATCCTCGATGAGCCGACGCGGGGCATCGACGTGGGGGCCAAGTTTGAGATCTATACCCTGATGAACCAGTTGGTGGAGCAGGGGTTGAGCATCCTGATGATTTCCTCGGAACTGCCGGAAGTGCTGGGCATGAGCGACCGCGTCTACGTCATGTCGGTCGGCGAAATTACCGGCGAGTTGGCCGTCGAGGAAGCCAATCAGGAAAAAATCATGCATCTGGCGACAAGGAATTAG